Proteins encoded by one window of uncultured Celeribacter sp.:
- a CDS encoding recombinase family protein, which yields MSENRYGVICGMRSAEDRQLAIARLASEGIPTDRIFRADPQEPNVPPVWLYSMSANSELIAPSLSDLNLSTQGIAATLEAARKIGIHIRCLDEVFDSRDDWQSQIGTLLTALNRLDRKGFSHRTKIALQEAKARGQRLGRKPSMTDLRKAVAIQMIEAGYKGTKIWKTLAVLEGPPISQSAYYLWQKTWLAERK from the coding sequence ATGTCCGAAAATCGCTATGGCGTGATCTGTGGAATGCGAAGCGCGGAGGATCGGCAGCTCGCGATTGCACGGCTTGCATCTGAAGGTATTCCGACGGACCGGATTTTTAGGGCCGACCCACAAGAGCCAAATGTACCGCCAGTTTGGCTCTACTCCATGAGCGCGAATTCGGAACTGATCGCTCCGTCTTTGAGCGACCTCAATCTATCAACACAGGGCATCGCCGCCACGCTGGAAGCCGCGCGGAAGATAGGCATTCATATTCGCTGCCTTGATGAGGTCTTCGACAGCCGTGACGATTGGCAATCCCAAATCGGCACTCTGCTGACCGCCCTCAACCGCCTCGACCGCAAAGGCTTCTCGCACCGCACCAAGATCGCACTGCAAGAGGCCAAGGCCCGTGGCCAACGTCTGGGGCGCAAACCGAGCATGACAGACCTGCGAAAAGCCGTCGCCATTCAAATGATCGAAGCGGGGTACAAAGGGACAAAGATATGGAAAACCCTCGCGGTTCTTGAAGGTCCGCCGATCAGCCAATCGGCCTATTACCTCTGGCAGAAAACGTGGTTGGCTGAGAGGAAGTGA